ATGCCGACTTGCGACACAGCCGGCGTGCTGGGGCCGATCATCGGAGTCGTCGCATCGATTCAGGCTTGCGAGGCGATCAAGATCCTGAGCGGCAACCGCGCCGCGACGAGCCGCTCCCTGACGGTGATCGATCTCTGGGAGAACCGCATCCGGCATGTCGGTCTCGATCGGCTCCGCGAGCGCGGCTGCCCGACCTGCCGCGACGGAGATTATCCTTGGCTTGCCGGCCGCAGCGGCAGCCAAACGGCCATCCTCTGCGGCCGCAACGCGGTGCAAATCCGTCCCGCCGCCGGAAATATCTCGCTCGAGGCGTTGGCGGAAAAGCTATCCGCAGCGGGCCAGGTGATGCGCAATCCGTACTTGTTGCGACTCGCCGTCGACGATTACCTTCTAACCATCTTCCCCGATGGCCGCGCGATCATCGGCGGCACCGACGACATTTCGACTGCCCGAACACTGTATGCAAAATACGTCGGGCTGTGAGGACGGACGATGGCCGACTACGATTTCGATATCGAAAGTCTCGCTGTCTATTTGCACCTTGCGCCGCCGCAGGTCGCGCGGCTGACAGAGCGCGGGAAGCTGCCGGGCCGCAAGGTGCAGGGGGTTTGGCGATTCTCGCAAGCTGAGATTCACCACTGGCTTGAGAACCGGATCGGGTTGTCCGACGAAGAAGGGCTGACCGAATTGGAAGGCTTCTTGCGCCCCGCTGTTGCCGACGAGGAGGCGCTGCCATCAATCGCCGACTGTCTACCGGTCGAGGCCATTGTCGTGCCTCTCGGTGCGCGCACGCGCGGCTCGGTCGTCAAGGAAATGGTCGACGCGGCCGCCCGCACGGGGCTTGTCTGGGATCCTGCGCGGATGACCGACGCCGTTCAAGCGCGGGAAGAATTGCACTCGACGGCGCTCGAGAACGGCGTGGCGCTGCTACATCCGCGGCGGCCGCTGGCGAGCATCTTGGGTGGGCCAGTGCTCGCCTTCGGCCGAACGGATCGCGGCATCCCCTTCGGCGGCAGCGTGCTAACTGACCTGTTTTTTTTGATCTGTTCGGTGGAAGATCGGGGCCACTTGCAAACGCTGGCCCGGCTCAGTCGTTTGGTTGGCAATGCAGAGTTCTTGACCGACCTTCGCGCCGCGGCCGATGCGCTGGCTGTGCATGAATTGCTCGAACGAGCTGAAGAGGGACTGCCGGAGAGTGGCAAGTGACAAGTGGCGAGTGGCAGGCGGGAATGTAGGGCGTACTGTGCATGCCGAATCCAGCGGGATGTTATGATCGTCGTGGTTCCGGCACGCACAGCATGCCCCACGTCGCATGGAGGACACTAGATGGATCGCACGGCTGTGTTGTTCATCGGCGACGCCGATTGGGCGGAGTTCCGCGAGGTGCGTAGCTGGCTTGAAGCGCACGCGGAGCTGCGTACCGCCGCGGAAATCCAAGGCGCGATCGAGTCGCTGCACGGCGGCTTCGATCCGGCTTTGATCGCCTTGGCCGATAGATGGCCGGGCGAGTTTCCTGAGCGCCAGGTGGACGGATTGCGGCGGATGGCGCCGCTGGCACGGATCAGCGAGGTCCTGGGAAGTTGGTGCGAGGGACAGACCTGTTCGGGCGAGCCGCTCGCCGGAACGCTGCGGCATTACTGGCATCAATGGATTGCCCGCATGGCCCCCGAGTTTGCCCGCGCGGCGGCGGGCGAATGTCCCGTCTGGGGATTGGCACCGACGGCGACCGACGAGGACCGGTTGCTCGCGCTGCCCGGAGTTCTGCTCCCTCTACCTCTGGGAGAGGGGACCTCGCATGCGAGTCGGCGGCGCGATCGGCCGAATTCGGCGCACATCTCTAATCGAGGCCTGCTCGCAATTCACACCCGTAACGCGGAAACCGCCTCGGCGCTCTGCGACGCAGCAGCTCGCCGTGGATTTGGCGCGGTGTGGGTTCGCAGCCGGCCGATGCCGTTTATCTCGGGCGTTCGCGCCGCGATCTGGGAAGCTACCCGCGGAACGCTGGACGAAGCTCGCGAGCTTGCCGCGTGGCGATCGGCGCTGGGGGGCGTTCCGCTGGTAGCGCTCTTGGATTTTCCACGCCTCGAGGATCGCGATCTCGCTCGTGCGGCCGGAGCGACGCTCATCGTATCCAAACCGTTCTGGCTCGACGATCTCTTCGGCCAAATCGAGCGAATGTGACCCCGACGGCGAATACCCTCACGCGCCATACTTCGCCAGGCGTCCAGCATTTGCCAGCGCGAGCGGCATGAGATACTTGGCCTCGAATTGTCCGAGGCCGCCCCGCAGTGCATCGCGTTCGCCGAATTTCGTCGAGCCGTCCGAGCGGCAGCAGTCGGAGACCAATAGCGTCGGCACGGGATGCCAACTGTGGCTCTTCAAGAAGCTCGGCGTGCTATGGTCGCCGGTTACGATGAGCACAGTCGGGCCGAGGGCCGAGATGCCCGGCATGGCCGCATCGAGTTCTTCGATCCGCTTCACTTTGGCGGCGAAGTTGCCATCCTCGCCAGTCGAATCGGTGTACTTGTAATGGAGGAAGAAGAAATCGAACGAGTCCCAGTTTTCCTTGAGAACCGCTACTTGCTCGGCGAGCGTTTGGGCCTGCCCGACGATCTGCATCCCGACCAGTCTGGCCAGCCCCTTGTACATCGGATAGACGGCGATCGCGGCCGCTCGCAGGCCATAGACCTCCTCGTAACTCGGCAACGCCGGCTTGGCGGAGAAACCGCGGAGCGTCACGCCATTGGCCTTCTTCTCGCTCGCCAGCAGCCTGCGGGCCTGGGCGATCAACTGCTTCGCGACCTCGACCGTTTTCTCGCTGCCCGGTTTGGCCGCGACCGGATCGAGCGGCGGCACGCCAGTCGCCTGCGGATCGGTGTCATGCACGTCGCCACCGAGTCCCGCTGCTCGGAGCACAACCACGAACCGATGCTCCTTGACCGGCTCGACGAACACCTCGACCCCCTGAATCTTCACTTCGCGCAAACGGATCGCCAACGGCTTGCTTTCCTCGGACGAAATCCGTCCGGCGCGGCGATCGGTGATCCGCCCCTCGGCATCGAGCGTGCAGAAATTGCCGCGGATCGCCACGTCGTGCGGGCCAAGATCGAAGCCGATCCCGGTGGCCTCGAGCGCCCCGCGGCCGATCACATACTTCAGCGGATCGTAACCGAACAGTCCCAAATGCCCCGGCCCGCTGCCGGGCGCGATCCCCGGCTTGACCGGAATGCTCAGCCCCAGCACGCCGCGCGCGGCCAGCGCATCGAGATTCGGCGTTTGGGCCGTCTCCAACTCCGTCAATCCGCCCGGCTGCATCGGCAACCCGCCAAGCCCATCGGCCACGATCATCACGATCTTGGAATCGTTCTTATGCTGCAACTCGCGGGTCAGTTCGTGCATGTCCATAATCCGTCTCCGCTTTCCTAATCTGCGTCAATCTGCGAAATCGGTGGATGAACTTCGCGGACATCAGCGACGGACACGTTCCGCGATCCAAAGTTTACGGTTTTTTCACGGCGCTGTCAGGGGGCTGCTGCC
This is a stretch of genomic DNA from Pirellulales bacterium. It encodes these proteins:
- a CDS encoding ThiF family adenylyltransferase codes for the protein LCAGVDLVLDGTDNFETRFLVNEAALKRRLPWVYGGAIGASGQTMTILPGETPCLRCLISESPPPGTMPTCDTAGVLGPIIGVVASIQACEAIKILSGNRAATSRSLTVIDLWENRIRHVGLDRLRERGCPTCRDGDYPWLAGRSGSQTAILCGRNAVQIRPAAGNISLEALAEKLSAAGQVMRNPYLLRLAVDDYLLTIFPDGRAIIGGTDDISTARTLYAKYVGL
- a CDS encoding PTS sugar transporter subunit IIA, with amino-acid sequence MADYDFDIESLAVYLHLAPPQVARLTERGKLPGRKVQGVWRFSQAEIHHWLENRIGLSDEEGLTELEGFLRPAVADEEALPSIADCLPVEAIVVPLGARTRGSVVKEMVDAAARTGLVWDPARMTDAVQAREELHSTALENGVALLHPRRPLASILGGPVLAFGRTDRGIPFGGSVLTDLFFLICSVEDRGHLQTLARLSRLVGNAEFLTDLRAAADALAVHELLERAEEGLPESGK
- a CDS encoding 2,3-bisphosphoglycerate-independent phosphoglycerate mutase, yielding MDMHELTRELQHKNDSKIVMIVADGLGGLPMQPGGLTELETAQTPNLDALAARGVLGLSIPVKPGIAPGSGPGHLGLFGYDPLKYVIGRGALEATGIGFDLGPHDVAIRGNFCTLDAEGRITDRRAGRISSEESKPLAIRLREVKIQGVEVFVEPVKEHRFVVVLRAAGLGGDVHDTDPQATGVPPLDPVAAKPGSEKTVEVAKQLIAQARRLLASEKKANGVTLRGFSAKPALPSYEEVYGLRAAAIAVYPMYKGLARLVGMQIVGQAQTLAEQVAVLKENWDSFDFFFLHYKYTDSTGEDGNFAAKVKRIEELDAAMPGISALGPTVLIVTGDHSTPSFLKSHSWHPVPTLLVSDCCRSDGSTKFGERDALRGGLGQFEAKYLMPLALANAGRLAKYGA